The DNA region GTGCTCAACGCAGATCAGCACATCGCGACGCTGTCCGACGACATCGAGTTCACGATCACCCTGGAAGTGCGCATGGGCAAGGGGTACGTCCCGGCCGAGATGCACGACCAACCCCAGGAGATCGGGCTCGTCGCCATGGATGCCAGCTTCTCTCCCGTGAAGAAGGTGGCCTACACCGTGGAGCAGGCCCGTGTCGGACAGATGACCAACTACGACAAGCTCATCCTCGACGTCTGGACGGACGGCTCCGTGACTCCTGAGGACGCCATCGCCTATAGCGCCAAGATCCTCAAGGACCAGCTCACCATCTTCATCAACTTCGATGAGCTGACCTCCGAGGACGAGCGCTCCGGTCACTCCGGCTCAGGCGAGGATAACGAGAACCTCTTCAAGTCCATCGACGAACTCGAACTCTCGGTTCGCGCCACCAACTGCCTGAAGAGCGCCAACATCCGTTATGTGGGCGAGCTCGTGCAGCGTGGCGAGAACGAGATGCTGAAGACGAAGAACTTCGGCCGCAAGTCGCTGGAGGAGATTCGTCGCGTCCTGGACAACATGGGCTTGGAGTTCGGAACCAGGATCGACGGCTTCGACGAGAAACTCCAGGAATGGTTGAAGAGGAAAGAGAACAATGAGGCATAGAAAGTCCGGCAAGAAGTTCGGGATGGAGCCGTCCCACCGTAAGTCCATGTTCCGCAACATGGCCCGTTCCCTGATCACCCATGGCCGCATCCGTACGACCGTTGTGCGCGCCAAGGAACTGCGCAAGGTGGCCGACGGACTCATCACCCTGGCCCTGCAGAACGATCTGCACGCCCGCCGCCAAGCCTACAAGGTCTTGGAGAACCACCAGCTCGTGAAGAAACTCTTCGACGAGATCGGCCCCAAGTTCGTCGGCGTTCCCGGCGGCTTCACTCGTGTCGTTCGCCTGGGCGAGCCCCGCAAGGGTGACAACGCCCCTCTGGCCGTGATCGAATTCACCGCTCTTGGAGCCGCCGAGGCTCCTGCCGCCGCCCCCGAGGTCCAAAAGACCGAGGAGCCGAAGGCCGCTCCCGCCAAGAAGGCTCCCAAGGCCGCCAAGGAACCTAAGGAGCCCAAAGAGCCCAAGGCCCCCAAGAAGAAGGCCACCGCGAGCGAGGAAGCTCCTGCCGAGGAAGCCCCGAAGGCCGAGTCCGAAGAAAACAAGTAGCGTTTCTGCACCCGAAGAGATTATGGAAGGCAGGCCGATGGCCTGCCTTCTTTTTTGTTTCCATATTGACTGTCCTGATGTATGGTATCGTCTCCATGGATATCAGGCGGCTCGAAGCTTTCTGCAAGGTCTACGAACTTGGCAGCTTTTCCAAGGCTGGCCAGGAGCTTTTTCTTTCCCAGCCGACCATCAGTTCCCATATCTCCACTCTTGAGGACGAACTCGGCGTCAGGCTCTTCGACCGCATGGGGCGTTCGGTGCTTGCCACCAGGGCTGGGGAGATCCTCTACGGCCATGCCCGCGAAGTCTTCCGCAGCCTCGCGAACGCCCGGGCAGACATCGAGGCTCTGCTCGACTCCGTGAGCGGCGAAATCGTCGTGGGCGCGAGCACCATCCCGGCGCAATATATTCTTCCTGGTCTGTTGCGCGGCTTTCTCTCCGCTTA from Alkalidesulfovibrio alkalitolerans DSM 16529 includes:
- a CDS encoding DNA-directed RNA polymerase subunit alpha, which produces MLIQQGDKFINSRNWSELVKPEQLVKDAKTGNTYGRFVCEPLERGFGTTIGNALRRVLLSSLQGAAIVSARIEGVHHEFTTIPGVIEDVTDIILNLKSVRLAMNTDEPQTLVLSASKKGAVTAAAIKENQNVRVLNADQHIATLSDDIEFTITLEVRMGKGYVPAEMHDQPQEIGLVAMDASFSPVKKVAYTVEQARVGQMTNYDKLILDVWTDGSVTPEDAIAYSAKILKDQLTIFINFDELTSEDERSGHSGSGEDNENLFKSIDELELSVRATNCLKSANIRYVGELVQRGENEMLKTKNFGRKSLEEIRRVLDNMGLEFGTRIDGFDEKLQEWLKRKENNEA